A single window of Balaenoptera ricei isolate mBalRic1 chromosome 15, mBalRic1.hap2, whole genome shotgun sequence DNA harbors:
- the ERI2 gene encoding ERI1 exoribonuclease 2 isoform X4 — MELTGIKQAQVDEGVPLKICLSQFCKWIQKIQQQKKIIFATRVSDISTSEVKLCAFVTWSDWDLGVCLEYECKRKQLLKPVFLNSWIDLRVTYKIFYRRKPKGLSGALQEVGIEFLGREHFGLDDSRNTALLAWKMIRDGCLMKITRSLNKVPTKRNPNIFTRNLNMDQVEEISACNSSIHDPSIYGGEPKNTIKSYEEVQMKSVGVNFPIKVQQDQLQLKGNGKAGLQNVKSCLSLFNTESWTSLGQLQSSSLNTPMQKQINQHLAFNTNSESSTVGSELILVSTTISSVNNVSDMEMSSALDCLPMLADWEDVALLPPSQPEQNIYCMPPISDSNLDTSLNSGERLMVLEKSEMLSQENFGGTEETPQKSDTSKSIVYKSPHTTIYNIKEAKDPGSDAFDFKLPECKSSSFNSVNANMSHPLVLGKHPLHLGGAKRNPSSPLPFPPAKKQTFTIHEEKPTSSNGSPGGSSSRKVLPSILTSTVNVQDPWKGGKITPPLCKCGRRSKRLVASNNGPNHGKVFYCCPIGKYQEKRKCCGYFKWEQTLQKERANSIVLSHSPGGLTFNSPETSHICDRNVDFSTKNSLRLRPSMRN; from the exons ATGGAACTAACAGGCATAAAGCAG GCTCAAGTTGATGAAGGAGTCCCTCTGAAGATTTGCTTATCTCAGTTCTGTAAATGGATTCAGAAGATTCAGCaacagaagaaaattatttttgctaCTAGGGTTTCAGATATTTCTACCTCTGAAGTAAAATTATGTGCATTTGTTACTTggtcag ACTGGGACTTGGGGGTTTGCCTGGAGTATGAGTGTAAAAGAAAACAGTTGCTGAAACCTGTGTTCCTtaattcttggattgatctcagAGTAACTTACAAG ATTTTCTATAGGAGAAAACCAAAAGGACTAAGTGGTGCCCTGCAGGAGGTGGGAATAGAATTCTTGGGACGAGAACACTTTG GGTTGGATGATTCTAGGAATACTGCCCTTCTTGCTTGGAAAATGATTAGGGATGGTTGCTTAATGAAAATTACAAGGTCCTTGAACAAG GTTCCCACTAAGAGGAATCCTAACATTTTCAccagaaatttgaatatggatcAAGTTGAAGAAATATCAGCCTGCAACAGTAGCATTCATGATCCCAGCATATATGGTGGGGAgcctaaaaatacaataaaatcctACGAGGAAGTTCAAATGAAGTCAGTTGGTGTGAATTTTCCTATAAAGGTACAGCAAGATCAGTTACAACTAAAGGGCAATGGAAAAGCAGGTCTTCAGAATGTCAAAAGCTGTTTATCTCTTTTTAATACTGAGTCCTGGACCTCTCTGGGGCAGTTACAGTCTTCCAGTTTGAATACACCTATGCAGAAGCAAATAAACCAACATCTTGCATTTAATACCAATTCTGAGTCTTCAACAGTTGGTTCAGAATTGATACTTGTTTCAACTACCATTTCATCTGTTAATAATGTTTCTGATATGGAAATGAGTTCTGCTCTTGATTGTTTACCTATGTTGGCTGATTGGGAGGATGTAGCTTTACTGCCACCATCTCAACCTGAGCAGAATATATATTGTATGCCTCCCATTAGTGACTCAAACTTAGACACTTCACTTAATTCTGGAGAAAGATTAATGGTTTTAGAAAAATCTGAGATGTTAAGTCAAGAAAACTTTGGAGGCACAGAAGAAACTCCTCAAAAATCTGATACCTCTAAGTCTATTGTATATAAGAGTCCACATACtactatttataatataaaagaagCCAAAGATCCAGGTTCAGATGCTTTTGACTTTAAGTTACCTGAATGTAAATCAAGTAGCTTCAACAGTGTTAATGCCAATATGTCTCATCCTTTAGTTTTGGGGAAACATCCTCTTCATTTAGGTGGTGCTAAGAGGAATCCATCCAGTCCCCTACCTTTCCCACCAGCAAAAAAACAGACCTTCACTATTCATGAAGAAAAGCCTACATCATCTAATGGCTCCCCAGGGGGAAgttcttccaggaaggttctccCTTCTATCTTAACTTCTACAGTTAATGTACAAGATCCTTGGAAGGGTGGGAAAATAACACCTCCTTTATGCAAGTGTGGCCGAAGATCTAAGAGACTTGTTGCTTCTAATAATGGACCGAACCATGGAAAAGTCTTCTATTGTTGTCCTATTGGGAAGtaccaagaaaagagaaaatgttgtGGTTATTTCAAATGGGAACAAACACTTCAAAAGGAGAGAGCCAACAGCATAGTTCTGTCTCATTCCCCAGGGGGACTCACTTTTAACTCTCCAGAAACAAGCCATATTTGTGACAGAAATGTAGATTTTTCTACTAAAAATTCATTGAGACTCAGACCTTCAATGaggaattga
- the ERI2 gene encoding ERI1 exoribonuclease 2 isoform X3 — protein sequence MGRKWEYSDFRQLGCEEKGASGMATKRLARQLGLIRRKSIAPANGNLGRSKSKQLFDYLIVIDFESTCWNDGKCHRSQEINWDLGVCLEYECKRKQLLKPVFLNSWIDLRVTYKIFYRRKPKGLSGALQEVGIEFLGREHFGLDDSRNTALLAWKMIRDGCLMKITRSLNKVPTKRNPNIFTRNLNMDQVEEISACNSSIHDPSIYGGEPKNTIKSYEEVQMKSVGVNFPIKVQQDQLQLKGNGKAGLQNVKSCLSLFNTESWTSLGQLQSSSLNTPMQKQINQHLAFNTNSESSTVGSELILVSTTISSVNNVSDMEMSSALDCLPMLADWEDVALLPPSQPEQNIYCMPPISDSNLDTSLNSGERLMVLEKSEMLSQENFGGTEETPQKSDTSKSIVYKSPHTTIYNIKEAKDPGSDAFDFKLPECKSSSFNSVNANMSHPLVLGKHPLHLGGAKRNPSSPLPFPPAKKQTFTIHEEKPTSSNGSPGGSSSRKVLPSILTSTVNVQDPWKGGKITPPLCKCGRRSKRLVASNNGPNHGKVFYCCPIGKYQEKRKCCGYFKWEQTLQKERANSIVLSHSPGGLTFNSPETSHICDRNVDFSTKNSLRLRPSMRN from the exons GCAGCTTGGATTAATTAGGAGAAAGTCAATTGCACCGGCAAATGGAAATCTAGGAAGAAGCAAATCTA AGCAGTTGTTTGACTACTTAATTGTCATTGATTTTGAGTCGACTTGTTGGAATGATGGGAAATGCCACCGTAGCCAGGAAATAA ACTGGGACTTGGGGGTTTGCCTGGAGTATGAGTGTAAAAGAAAACAGTTGCTGAAACCTGTGTTCCTtaattcttggattgatctcagAGTAACTTACAAG ATTTTCTATAGGAGAAAACCAAAAGGACTAAGTGGTGCCCTGCAGGAGGTGGGAATAGAATTCTTGGGACGAGAACACTTTG GGTTGGATGATTCTAGGAATACTGCCCTTCTTGCTTGGAAAATGATTAGGGATGGTTGCTTAATGAAAATTACAAGGTCCTTGAACAAG GTTCCCACTAAGAGGAATCCTAACATTTTCAccagaaatttgaatatggatcAAGTTGAAGAAATATCAGCCTGCAACAGTAGCATTCATGATCCCAGCATATATGGTGGGGAgcctaaaaatacaataaaatcctACGAGGAAGTTCAAATGAAGTCAGTTGGTGTGAATTTTCCTATAAAGGTACAGCAAGATCAGTTACAACTAAAGGGCAATGGAAAAGCAGGTCTTCAGAATGTCAAAAGCTGTTTATCTCTTTTTAATACTGAGTCCTGGACCTCTCTGGGGCAGTTACAGTCTTCCAGTTTGAATACACCTATGCAGAAGCAAATAAACCAACATCTTGCATTTAATACCAATTCTGAGTCTTCAACAGTTGGTTCAGAATTGATACTTGTTTCAACTACCATTTCATCTGTTAATAATGTTTCTGATATGGAAATGAGTTCTGCTCTTGATTGTTTACCTATGTTGGCTGATTGGGAGGATGTAGCTTTACTGCCACCATCTCAACCTGAGCAGAATATATATTGTATGCCTCCCATTAGTGACTCAAACTTAGACACTTCACTTAATTCTGGAGAAAGATTAATGGTTTTAGAAAAATCTGAGATGTTAAGTCAAGAAAACTTTGGAGGCACAGAAGAAACTCCTCAAAAATCTGATACCTCTAAGTCTATTGTATATAAGAGTCCACATACtactatttataatataaaagaagCCAAAGATCCAGGTTCAGATGCTTTTGACTTTAAGTTACCTGAATGTAAATCAAGTAGCTTCAACAGTGTTAATGCCAATATGTCTCATCCTTTAGTTTTGGGGAAACATCCTCTTCATTTAGGTGGTGCTAAGAGGAATCCATCCAGTCCCCTACCTTTCCCACCAGCAAAAAAACAGACCTTCACTATTCATGAAGAAAAGCCTACATCATCTAATGGCTCCCCAGGGGGAAgttcttccaggaaggttctccCTTCTATCTTAACTTCTACAGTTAATGTACAAGATCCTTGGAAGGGTGGGAAAATAACACCTCCTTTATGCAAGTGTGGCCGAAGATCTAAGAGACTTGTTGCTTCTAATAATGGACCGAACCATGGAAAAGTCTTCTATTGTTGTCCTATTGGGAAGtaccaagaaaagagaaaatgttgtGGTTATTTCAAATGGGAACAAACACTTCAAAAGGAGAGAGCCAACAGCATAGTTCTGTCTCATTCCCCAGGGGGACTCACTTTTAACTCTCCAGAAACAAGCCATATTTGTGACAGAAATGTAGATTTTTCTACTAAAAATTCATTGAGACTCAGACCTTCAATGaggaattga
- the ERI2 gene encoding ERI1 exoribonuclease 2 isoform X1, producing MGRKWEYSDFRQLGCEEKGASGMATKRLARQLGLIRRKSIAPANGNLGRSKSKQLFDYLIVIDFESTCWNDGKCHRSQEIIEFPAILLNTSTGEIESEFHAYVQPQEHPILSEFCMELTGIKQAQVDEGVPLKICLSQFCKWIQKIQQQKKIIFATRVSDISTSEVKLCAFVTWSDWDLGVCLEYECKRKQLLKPVFLNSWIDLRVTYKIFYRRKPKGLSGALQEVGIEFLGREHFGLDDSRNTALLAWKMIRDGCLMKITRSLNKVPTKRNPNIFTRNLNMDQVEEISACNSSIHDPSIYGGEPKNTIKSYEEVQMKSVGVNFPIKVQQDQLQLKGNGKAGLQNVKSCLSLFNTESWTSLGQLQSSSLNTPMQKQINQHLAFNTNSESSTVGSELILVSTTISSVNNVSDMEMSSALDCLPMLADWEDVALLPPSQPEQNIYCMPPISDSNLDTSLNSGERLMVLEKSEMLSQENFGGTEETPQKSDTSKSIVYKSPHTTIYNIKEAKDPGSDAFDFKLPECKSSSFNSVNANMSHPLVLGKHPLHLGGAKRNPSSPLPFPPAKKQTFTIHEEKPTSSNGSPGGSSSRKVLPSILTSTVNVQDPWKGGKITPPLCKCGRRSKRLVASNNGPNHGKVFYCCPIGKYQEKRKCCGYFKWEQTLQKERANSIVLSHSPGGLTFNSPETSHICDRNVDFSTKNSLRLRPSMRN from the exons GCAGCTTGGATTAATTAGGAGAAAGTCAATTGCACCGGCAAATGGAAATCTAGGAAGAAGCAAATCTA AGCAGTTGTTTGACTACTTAATTGTCATTGATTTTGAGTCGACTTGTTGGAATGATGGGAAATGCCACCGTAGCCAGGAAATAA TTGAATTTCCAGCTATATTGCTAAACACATCAACTGGAGAGATTGAATCTGAGTTCCATGCTTATGTTCAGCCTCAGGAGCATCCAATTCTTTCTGAATTTTGCATGGAACTAACAGGCATAAAGCAG GCTCAAGTTGATGAAGGAGTCCCTCTGAAGATTTGCTTATCTCAGTTCTGTAAATGGATTCAGAAGATTCAGCaacagaagaaaattatttttgctaCTAGGGTTTCAGATATTTCTACCTCTGAAGTAAAATTATGTGCATTTGTTACTTggtcag ACTGGGACTTGGGGGTTTGCCTGGAGTATGAGTGTAAAAGAAAACAGTTGCTGAAACCTGTGTTCCTtaattcttggattgatctcagAGTAACTTACAAG ATTTTCTATAGGAGAAAACCAAAAGGACTAAGTGGTGCCCTGCAGGAGGTGGGAATAGAATTCTTGGGACGAGAACACTTTG GGTTGGATGATTCTAGGAATACTGCCCTTCTTGCTTGGAAAATGATTAGGGATGGTTGCTTAATGAAAATTACAAGGTCCTTGAACAAG GTTCCCACTAAGAGGAATCCTAACATTTTCAccagaaatttgaatatggatcAAGTTGAAGAAATATCAGCCTGCAACAGTAGCATTCATGATCCCAGCATATATGGTGGGGAgcctaaaaatacaataaaatcctACGAGGAAGTTCAAATGAAGTCAGTTGGTGTGAATTTTCCTATAAAGGTACAGCAAGATCAGTTACAACTAAAGGGCAATGGAAAAGCAGGTCTTCAGAATGTCAAAAGCTGTTTATCTCTTTTTAATACTGAGTCCTGGACCTCTCTGGGGCAGTTACAGTCTTCCAGTTTGAATACACCTATGCAGAAGCAAATAAACCAACATCTTGCATTTAATACCAATTCTGAGTCTTCAACAGTTGGTTCAGAATTGATACTTGTTTCAACTACCATTTCATCTGTTAATAATGTTTCTGATATGGAAATGAGTTCTGCTCTTGATTGTTTACCTATGTTGGCTGATTGGGAGGATGTAGCTTTACTGCCACCATCTCAACCTGAGCAGAATATATATTGTATGCCTCCCATTAGTGACTCAAACTTAGACACTTCACTTAATTCTGGAGAAAGATTAATGGTTTTAGAAAAATCTGAGATGTTAAGTCAAGAAAACTTTGGAGGCACAGAAGAAACTCCTCAAAAATCTGATACCTCTAAGTCTATTGTATATAAGAGTCCACATACtactatttataatataaaagaagCCAAAGATCCAGGTTCAGATGCTTTTGACTTTAAGTTACCTGAATGTAAATCAAGTAGCTTCAACAGTGTTAATGCCAATATGTCTCATCCTTTAGTTTTGGGGAAACATCCTCTTCATTTAGGTGGTGCTAAGAGGAATCCATCCAGTCCCCTACCTTTCCCACCAGCAAAAAAACAGACCTTCACTATTCATGAAGAAAAGCCTACATCATCTAATGGCTCCCCAGGGGGAAgttcttccaggaaggttctccCTTCTATCTTAACTTCTACAGTTAATGTACAAGATCCTTGGAAGGGTGGGAAAATAACACCTCCTTTATGCAAGTGTGGCCGAAGATCTAAGAGACTTGTTGCTTCTAATAATGGACCGAACCATGGAAAAGTCTTCTATTGTTGTCCTATTGGGAAGtaccaagaaaagagaaaatgttgtGGTTATTTCAAATGGGAACAAACACTTCAAAAGGAGAGAGCCAACAGCATAGTTCTGTCTCATTCCCCAGGGGGACTCACTTTTAACTCTCCAGAAACAAGCCATATTTGTGACAGAAATGTAGATTTTTCTACTAAAAATTCATTGAGACTCAGACCTTCAATGaggaattga
- the ERI2 gene encoding ERI1 exoribonuclease 2 isoform X2: protein MAKVEFPAILLNTSTGEIESEFHAYVQPQEHPILSEFCMELTGIKQAQVDEGVPLKICLSQFCKWIQKIQQQKKIIFATRVSDISTSEVKLCAFVTWSDWDLGVCLEYECKRKQLLKPVFLNSWIDLRVTYKIFYRRKPKGLSGALQEVGIEFLGREHFGLDDSRNTALLAWKMIRDGCLMKITRSLNKVPTKRNPNIFTRNLNMDQVEEISACNSSIHDPSIYGGEPKNTIKSYEEVQMKSVGVNFPIKVQQDQLQLKGNGKAGLQNVKSCLSLFNTESWTSLGQLQSSSLNTPMQKQINQHLAFNTNSESSTVGSELILVSTTISSVNNVSDMEMSSALDCLPMLADWEDVALLPPSQPEQNIYCMPPISDSNLDTSLNSGERLMVLEKSEMLSQENFGGTEETPQKSDTSKSIVYKSPHTTIYNIKEAKDPGSDAFDFKLPECKSSSFNSVNANMSHPLVLGKHPLHLGGAKRNPSSPLPFPPAKKQTFTIHEEKPTSSNGSPGGSSSRKVLPSILTSTVNVQDPWKGGKITPPLCKCGRRSKRLVASNNGPNHGKVFYCCPIGKYQEKRKCCGYFKWEQTLQKERANSIVLSHSPGGLTFNSPETSHICDRNVDFSTKNSLRLRPSMRN from the exons ATGGCCAAAG TTGAATTTCCAGCTATATTGCTAAACACATCAACTGGAGAGATTGAATCTGAGTTCCATGCTTATGTTCAGCCTCAGGAGCATCCAATTCTTTCTGAATTTTGCATGGAACTAACAGGCATAAAGCAG GCTCAAGTTGATGAAGGAGTCCCTCTGAAGATTTGCTTATCTCAGTTCTGTAAATGGATTCAGAAGATTCAGCaacagaagaaaattatttttgctaCTAGGGTTTCAGATATTTCTACCTCTGAAGTAAAATTATGTGCATTTGTTACTTggtcag ACTGGGACTTGGGGGTTTGCCTGGAGTATGAGTGTAAAAGAAAACAGTTGCTGAAACCTGTGTTCCTtaattcttggattgatctcagAGTAACTTACAAG ATTTTCTATAGGAGAAAACCAAAAGGACTAAGTGGTGCCCTGCAGGAGGTGGGAATAGAATTCTTGGGACGAGAACACTTTG GGTTGGATGATTCTAGGAATACTGCCCTTCTTGCTTGGAAAATGATTAGGGATGGTTGCTTAATGAAAATTACAAGGTCCTTGAACAAG GTTCCCACTAAGAGGAATCCTAACATTTTCAccagaaatttgaatatggatcAAGTTGAAGAAATATCAGCCTGCAACAGTAGCATTCATGATCCCAGCATATATGGTGGGGAgcctaaaaatacaataaaatcctACGAGGAAGTTCAAATGAAGTCAGTTGGTGTGAATTTTCCTATAAAGGTACAGCAAGATCAGTTACAACTAAAGGGCAATGGAAAAGCAGGTCTTCAGAATGTCAAAAGCTGTTTATCTCTTTTTAATACTGAGTCCTGGACCTCTCTGGGGCAGTTACAGTCTTCCAGTTTGAATACACCTATGCAGAAGCAAATAAACCAACATCTTGCATTTAATACCAATTCTGAGTCTTCAACAGTTGGTTCAGAATTGATACTTGTTTCAACTACCATTTCATCTGTTAATAATGTTTCTGATATGGAAATGAGTTCTGCTCTTGATTGTTTACCTATGTTGGCTGATTGGGAGGATGTAGCTTTACTGCCACCATCTCAACCTGAGCAGAATATATATTGTATGCCTCCCATTAGTGACTCAAACTTAGACACTTCACTTAATTCTGGAGAAAGATTAATGGTTTTAGAAAAATCTGAGATGTTAAGTCAAGAAAACTTTGGAGGCACAGAAGAAACTCCTCAAAAATCTGATACCTCTAAGTCTATTGTATATAAGAGTCCACATACtactatttataatataaaagaagCCAAAGATCCAGGTTCAGATGCTTTTGACTTTAAGTTACCTGAATGTAAATCAAGTAGCTTCAACAGTGTTAATGCCAATATGTCTCATCCTTTAGTTTTGGGGAAACATCCTCTTCATTTAGGTGGTGCTAAGAGGAATCCATCCAGTCCCCTACCTTTCCCACCAGCAAAAAAACAGACCTTCACTATTCATGAAGAAAAGCCTACATCATCTAATGGCTCCCCAGGGGGAAgttcttccaggaaggttctccCTTCTATCTTAACTTCTACAGTTAATGTACAAGATCCTTGGAAGGGTGGGAAAATAACACCTCCTTTATGCAAGTGTGGCCGAAGATCTAAGAGACTTGTTGCTTCTAATAATGGACCGAACCATGGAAAAGTCTTCTATTGTTGTCCTATTGGGAAGtaccaagaaaagagaaaatgttgtGGTTATTTCAAATGGGAACAAACACTTCAAAAGGAGAGAGCCAACAGCATAGTTCTGTCTCATTCCCCAGGGGGACTCACTTTTAACTCTCCAGAAACAAGCCATATTTGTGACAGAAATGTAGATTTTTCTACTAAAAATTCATTGAGACTCAGACCTTCAATGaggaattga